One segment of Clostridium botulinum DNA contains the following:
- the recA gene encoding recombinase RecA, producing MANIDINKLKAIENAMGQIEKQFGKGSVMKLGEDSVLNIDAISTGCLDLDIALGIGGVPKGRIVEIYGPESSGKTTIALHIAAEAQKKGGAVGFIDAEHALDPSYARNLGVDTENLIVSQPDTGEQGLEIAEALVRSGAIDVIIVDSVAALVPKAEIEGEMGDSHIGLQARLMSQALRKLAGTISKTNCIAIFINQLREKVGVMFGSPETTTGGRALKFYASVRLDVRRIDSIKQGDGIVGNRTRIKVTKNKVAPPFKQAEFDIMYNEGISREGNIVDVGVKEEIVQKSGAWFSYGDIRLGQGRENAKQYLKENPEVALDIENQIREKHNLPLMDAVIKETSQEVKGKENKEQSDK from the coding sequence ATGGCTAATATAGATATAAATAAATTAAAAGCAATTGAAAATGCGATGGGACAAATAGAAAAGCAATTTGGTAAAGGTTCAGTTATGAAATTAGGCGAAGATAGTGTATTAAATATTGATGCAATTTCAACAGGATGTTTAGATTTAGATATAGCACTTGGAATTGGTGGAGTTCCAAAGGGTAGAATTGTTGAAATTTATGGACCAGAAAGTTCAGGTAAAACAACAATAGCTCTTCACATAGCAGCAGAAGCACAAAAAAAAGGTGGGGCAGTAGGATTTATAGATGCAGAGCATGCATTAGATCCATCTTATGCAAGAAACTTAGGTGTAGATACAGAAAATCTTATAGTTTCTCAACCTGATACAGGAGAACAAGGTCTTGAAATAGCAGAGGCATTAGTTCGTTCAGGAGCAATTGATGTAATTATAGTTGACTCAGTTGCAGCATTAGTTCCTAAGGCCGAAATTGAAGGGGAGATGGGAGATTCTCATATAGGACTTCAAGCAAGATTAATGTCACAAGCTTTAAGAAAATTAGCAGGTACAATTAGCAAAACAAATTGTATAGCAATTTTTATTAATCAATTAAGAGAAAAAGTTGGAGTAATGTTTGGTTCACCTGAAACAACAACAGGAGGAAGAGCATTGAAATTCTATGCTTCAGTAAGACTTGATGTGAGAAGAATAGATTCTATAAAACAAGGTGATGGTATCGTCGGTAATAGAACAAGAATAAAAGTAACAAAGAACAAAGTAGCACCGCCTTTTAAACAAGCAGAATTTGATATAATGTATAACGAAGGTATTTCAAGAGAGGGTAATATAGTAGATGTTGGGGTTAAAGAAGAAATAGTACAAAAGAGTGGAGCATGGTTCTCATATGGAGACATAAGGTTAGGTCAAGGTAGAGAAAATGCTAAACAATACTTAAAAGAAAATCCAGAAGTTGCATTAGATATAGAAAATCAAATAAGAGAAAAACATAATCTTCCTTTAATGGATGCAGTAATAAAGGAAACATCGCAAGAAGTTAAGGGAAAAGAAAATAAGGAACAATCAGATAAATAA
- the pgsA gene encoding CDP-diacylglycerol--glycerol-3-phosphate 3-phosphatidyltransferase, which translates to MNLANKLTLIRIFLVPIFLIFIVVKGIPYGSFIATIIFILAALTDKLDGYIARSRNQVTNFGKFMDPLADKLLVTTALITLVEMQIVPSWAAVIIIAREFAVSGLRTLAASEGRVIAASWWGKIKTVIQIIAIVLLLLQISIGDSRYLTNLVVNSGFWKWFFSTVPNIMLIAAVIITIISGYEYFKKNKDSISTNK; encoded by the coding sequence ATGAATCTTGCAAATAAGTTGACTTTAATTAGAATATTTTTGGTACCTATTTTTCTTATATTTATAGTTGTTAAAGGAATACCTTATGGTAGCTTTATAGCGACGATAATATTTATCTTAGCTGCTTTGACAGATAAGCTTGATGGATATATTGCAAGAAGTAGAAATCAAGTCACTAATTTTGGAAAATTTATGGATCCTTTGGCTGATAAATTATTAGTGACAACTGCACTAATTACATTAGTTGAAATGCAAATTGTTCCAAGTTGGGCTGCGGTTATAATAATAGCGCGTGAATTTGCAGTATCAGGCTTAAGAACATTAGCTGCTTCTGAGGGAAGAGTTATAGCAGCAAGTTGGTGGGGAAAGATAAAAACTGTAATACAAATAATAGCAATAGTATTACTACTATTACAAATTAGTATAGGTGATTCAAGATATTTAACTAATTTAGTTGTTAATAGTGGATTTTGGAAGTGGTTCTTTAGTACAGTGCCAAATATAATGCTAATAGCAGCTGTTATAATAACTATAATTTCAGGATATGAATATTTTAAGAAAAACAAAGACTCAATATCTACTAACAAATAG
- the rny gene encoding ribonuclease Y produces the protein MKFWILIIIVNLIILLVLGILLYKMIQKVSKDKIESLEKEAQDVLERAKREAEALQKETILEAKEEVHKLRNDFEKESRERRNEIQRLERRVIQKEESLDKKSDALERREEKINQRMLDIDQVEANVKEIYTQRREELERISSLSSDEARKILLDEIKREISHDAALMIKDIESKAKEEADKRSREIITTAIQRCAADHVSETTVHVVALPNDEMKGRIIGREGRNIRTLETLTGVDLIIDDTPEAVILSSFDPIRREVARIALEKLIVDGRIHPARIEEMVERAVKDVENDIKEEGEQATLETGINGLHPELIRLLGRLKYRTSYGQNVLKHSIEVSYLAGLMASELGLDVTLAKRAGLLHDIGKAVDQEQEGPHALIGGDLAKKYHEQPLVINAIAAHHGDVEMQSLEAVLVQAADAISAARPGARRETLEAYIKRLEKLEEIANSYEGVEKSYAIQAGREIRIIVKPDKVDDAGTAELARNLVKSVEEQLEYPGQIKINVIRETRTIDFAK, from the coding sequence ATGAAATTTTGGATTTTAATAATAATAGTAAATTTAATTATATTATTAGTATTAGGAATACTACTTTATAAAATGATACAAAAAGTATCAAAGGACAAGATTGAATCTCTTGAAAAGGAAGCACAAGATGTTTTGGAAAGAGCTAAAAGAGAAGCAGAAGCTCTTCAAAAGGAAACAATACTTGAAGCTAAGGAAGAGGTTCATAAGTTAAGAAATGATTTTGAAAAAGAATCTCGTGAAAGAAGAAATGAGATTCAACGACTTGAAAGAAGAGTTATTCAAAAGGAAGAATCACTTGATAAAAAGAGTGATGCGCTAGAGAGAAGAGAAGAAAAAATTAATCAAAGAATGCTTGATATAGATCAAGTAGAAGCCAATGTAAAAGAAATATACACTCAAAGAAGAGAAGAATTGGAAAGAATTTCATCTCTTTCTAGTGACGAAGCTCGTAAAATTCTTTTAGATGAAATTAAAAGAGAAATTTCACATGATGCTGCATTGATGATAAAAGATATCGAAAGCAAAGCAAAAGAAGAAGCAGATAAAAGATCAAGAGAAATAATAACTACTGCTATTCAAAGATGTGCTGCAGATCATGTGTCTGAAACTACTGTGCATGTTGTTGCGCTACCAAATGATGAAATGAAGGGTAGAATAATAGGTAGAGAAGGAAGAAACATTAGAACTCTAGAAACATTAACAGGAGTAGATTTAATAATAGATGATACTCCGGAAGCAGTTATTCTTTCAAGCTTTGATCCAATAAGAAGAGAAGTTGCAAGAATAGCACTTGAAAAGTTGATTGTGGATGGTAGAATACATCCAGCAAGAATCGAAGAGATGGTCGAAAGAGCAGTTAAAGATGTAGAGAATGATATAAAAGAAGAAGGGGAACAAGCGACCCTAGAAACTGGCATAAATGGATTACATCCAGAACTTATAAGACTACTTGGCAGATTGAAGTATAGAACTAGTTATGGTCAAAATGTATTAAAACATTCCATAGAAGTTTCATATTTAGCTGGTTTAATGGCTTCAGAATTAGGTTTAGATGTTACTCTAGCTAAAAGAGCAGGATTACTACATGATATTGGTAAAGCTGTAGATCAGGAGCAAGAAGGTCCTCATGCACTAATTGGAGGAGATCTTGCTAAGAAATATCATGAGCAACCATTAGTGATAAATGCTATAGCAGCCCATCATGGAGATGTGGAAATGCAATCTTTAGAAGCGGTATTGGTTCAAGCGGCAGATGCTATATCAGCAGCTAGACCTGGAGCAAGAAGAGAAACATTAGAAGCATATATTAAGAGATTGGAAAAACTAGAAGAAATCGCAAATTCTTATGAGGGTGTAGAAAAGTCATATGCCATTCAAGCTGGAAGAGAAATAAGAATTATTGTTAAACCAGATAAAGTTGACGATGCTGGTACTGCTGAATTAGCTAGAAATTTAGTGAAAAGCGTAGAAGAACAACTTGAATATCCAGGACAAATTAAGATTAATGTAATAAGAGAAACTAGAACAATAGATTTTGCTAAATAA